In Helianthus annuus cultivar XRQ/B chromosome 8, HanXRQr2.0-SUNRISE, whole genome shotgun sequence, a single genomic region encodes these proteins:
- the LOC110873110 gene encoding uncharacterized protein LOC110873110 yields MEGSSKRGSGSKKRGGGSGTKKIRPKVRANLGEPARFRLQDEPDQVPPFQTQQYPPFQTQQYPPFQSQTYHNQPFVPPFQPHQFQSQTYQTQPHTLDPLLEDNTLIHHFAKAWNGPREPQPSLDEDEEEEEEEEAEEEEEEEEEEQNVEVQEIVPIGRQPWTSEEEVSLTKAYLHISESRKHGNEQRRDAFWRRVINHFMKLPGARVRNMDKMTSKWTDLNRKISQFNACFIQKSRNPQSGASEATIMQQATEMYCTTYHKRTFPHVAAWEVARHHPKWVPVELVDTRGPTAPKNRGGSKRSKTSDSGNYTTSASDNLPQMNLNDEPLDEPDQPLDEPVEEDTPTRPRRRRGGDSSSKGKEAVAESIFRIEEEKMTQYKKAEQRKETMMTLKVEREQAYKEHLKTIERQNDLKILCEKHAHLDEPFKSIVIEQKRAICAKWGWEMPSV; encoded by the exons atggaaggttcaagcaagagaggtAGTGGATCGAAAAAAAGAGGTGGCGGTTCGGGTACGAAGAAAATAAGGCCCAAGGTTCGAGCGAATCTTGGTGAGCCCGCTCGATTTAGGTTGCAAGACGAACCCGACCAAGtcccaccctttcaaacccaacaatatccaccctttcaaacccaacaatatccaccctttcaatcgcaaacgtaccataaccaaccgttcgttccaccgtttcaacctcaccaatttcaatcGCAAACGTATCAAACCCAACCCCACACACTCGATCCActactagaagacaacaccctcATTCATCATTTTGCAAAAGCGTGGAATGGACCACGTGAACCACAACCAAGTCTTGACGAggacgaggaagaggaagaggaagaagaagcggaggaagaggaagaggaagaggaagaagaacaaaATGTTGAGGTTCAAGAAATCGTTCCAATCGGCCGACAACCTTGGACGAGCGAGGAGGAGGTCTCGTTGACGAAGGCGTATTTGCACATCTCGGAGAGTAGGAAACACGGGAACGAGCAACGAAGGGATGCGTTTTGGAGACGGGTTATTAATCATTTTATGAAACTTCCCGGTGCAAGGGTCCGAAACATGGACAAAATGACGTCGAAGTGGACGGATTTGAACCGGAAAATTAGCCAGTTCAacgcttgtttcattcaaaag agCCGAAACCCACAAAGTGGAGCGAGCGAGGCGACGATCATGCAACAAGCCACCGAAATGTATTGCACAACGTACCATAAGAGAACTTTTCCACACGTGGCGGCATGGGAAGTTGCGAGACATCACCCGAAGTGGGTCCCCGTTGAGTTGGTTGACACGCGTGGTCCTACGGCTCCAAAAAATCGAGGCGGTTCGAAAAGATCAAAGACATCCGATTCGGGGAACTACACGACTTccgcgtcggataacttgccccaAATGAACTTAAACGACGAGCCTCTAGACGAACCCGATCAACCCCTTGACGAGCCCGTTGAGGAAGATACACCCACAAGGCCACGACGCAGACGAGGTGGTGATTCGTCAAGCAAAGGGAAGGAGGCGGTGGCGGAGTCGATCTTTAGAATCGAAGAGGAGAAAATGACCCAATACAAGAAGGCCgaacaaagaaaagaaacaatGATGACCCTAAAAGTTGAACGGGAGCAGGCGTACAAGGAACACTTGAAAACGATCgaaagacaaaatgatttaaaaatcttgtgtgaAAAACACGCCCATCTCGACGAACCGTTCAAGTCAATTGTCATCGAACAAAAGCGCGCGATTTGCGCAAAGTGGGGTTGGGAGATGCCATcggtttag